TTCCCGGGCTTGTCTAAATTATATTGTTGGTTTGGGCATAGCCTTTCTTTTCATTTTCTTTAACAAAAAAAATTACTGATATGCGAAACATCTGGACAAAGCCTTGGATTGGGCTTTTTCTCTTTATGGTAGGAACCTCTGTACAAGGACAAACAGGGCGATTTCAGCAAGCTGTGGACTATCAAATGGAGGTTTCGATGGATGTCGAAACCAATCGATATTCTGGAACTCAAGTGCTGAAATACACCAACAATTCCCCAGATACCCTATTCAGGGTGTTTTATCACCTTTATTATAATGCCTTCCAACCCGGAAGTATGATGGATGTTCGTTCTCGAACTATTGCAGATCCTGATCGAAGAGTAGGGGATCGAATTTCAAAATTAAAACCAGATGAAATCGGATACCTACATGCCAAAACCTTAAAAATGAATGGAAAGCCTTTGAATTATCAAATGGTTGAAACCATTCTTGAAGTAGATCTTGAAGATCCAATTTTGCCAAATTCGACTGCGACATTTGAAATGGAATTCGAAGGTCAGGTTCCACTACAAATCAGAAGATCAGGTCGTGATAGTGAAGAAGGGGTTCGATATTCCTTGTCCCAATGGTATCCCAAAATGGCCAACCACGATGAGCAAGGATGGCACGCCAACCCTTACGTAGGTCGAGAGTTTTATGGAATTTGGGGAGACTTTGATGTCAAAATTACCATTGATAAATCTTATGTAATTGGTGGAACGGGATATTTGCAAAACCCAAATGAGATTGGACATGGGTATGAAGATGCGGGAGTGAAAGTACCAACTCCAAAAGGAAGCAACCTAACCTGGCATTTCAAAGCACCAAAAGTTCATGACTTCATGTGGGCAGCTGACCCAAAATACAAGCATGACAAAGTGCAAATGAGCAATGGAATTACGGTCCATCACTTTTATATCCCTGGAGAAAAAACCACTGAAAGCTGGGAAAAGCTAAAAGAATATACTCCAAAAGCCATTGAGTTTCTCTCCACTAATTTTGGTCAATATCCCTACAAACAATTCTCGGTAGTACAAGGTGGAGATGGAGGGATGGAATACGCCATGTCCACCTTAGTAACTGGAGAAAGATCACTGCAAAGTTTGGTTGGAGTAATGGTTCATGAATTGGCGCATAGCTGGTTCCACGGAGTCTTAGCAAGTAATGAATCACTTTATCCGTGGATGGATGAAGGTTTTACTTCTTATGCTACTAATCTGGCAATGTCTTCAATTTTCCAAAAATCTAATCAACCACAACGAGGCTCGTACATGGGCTACTATCGATTGGTTAAGTCTGGGCTTGAAGAACCAATGTCAACTCATTCAGATCATTACCATACCAATAGCGCCTATAGTTCAGCAGCTTATGCTAAAGGCGCTGTTTTCCTTGCTCAACTAGGCTATGTGATTGGAGAAGAAGCGCGAAATAAAGGCATGCTTCGCTATTGGAATACTTGGCAATTCAGACATCCAAATGTGAATGATTTAATTCGAGTAATGGAAAAGGAGAGTGGATTAGAATTGGATTGGTATAAGGAATACTTCGTTTACAGTACAAAAACCATTGATTATGGCGTCAAGGAAGTCAAAGCAAATGGAGAAAATACTGAAATTGTTCTGGAGCGGATTGGACTAATGCCAATGCCAATTGACTTAGTGATCACTTATAAAGATGGAAGTCAGGAATCTGTTTATATGCCACTCGTTATTATGAGAGGCTTGAAAAATGAGGAGGAGGGACAGCCCAAGCGAGTATTTACAGACGCATGGCCTTGGACTAACTTGACCAAATCAATTGTCATCACCCGGCCTATCTCTGATGTCAAAGCTGTAGAAATCGATCCAACAGGTAGAATGGCGGACATCGTGACTGAAAATAATAAAGTGGAGTTTTAGGCTCCACTTTATCTTTTGAAAGCATAAAAAAAAGGTGGAATTACTTCCACCTTTTTATTTTTTGCTTATCCGGCGTTTTTCATGTCTTGTACTTCAGTACGAATAGCTTGGGCCAAATTCTTTAGGTCCTGCATTCCTTTACGAACTCGAGTACCAGCTGCCTGGTTACCCTTGTCGTAGAACTTTTCGAAGTCAGCCTCAAGGCTCATTACAAGATCTTTAACTTCACTAAATCTGCTCATAGTAAAAGCTTATTTTATAGGTTGATGATAAGTTTATTGTGAACCAATATAGCCCAAATACTTTCTATTTCAATCCAGAGGCACTTTTTTTTGAATTTTTTTTTATTCTCCAAAAGCAAGTGCAATCTCAGAGGTCTTGTATTGGCCAGAAGTCAACTTGTCTTTGATCGCTGAGAAGGCTGCAACAGTCTCTGCTACGTCTTCCATTGTATGTACTGCTGTAGGAATTAATCTCAAGATAATCATTCCTTTAGGTACCACTGGATAAATTACTACTGAGCAGAAGATATTGTAGTTTTCTCTCAAGTCATGAGATAATGCTGCAGCTTCACCTACTGTACCATTCAAAACTACAGGTGTAACAGGAGAATTAGATTTACCTGTGCTAAACCCATTATCATGAAGTCCTTTTCGAAGTGCGTTCACCACTTTCCAAAGATTATCCTTCAATTCCGGACGAGTTCTGAGTAATTCAAGACGCTTCAAACCACCTTCTACCAATAGCATTGGAAGGGATTTCGCGAATATTTGGGAACGCATATTGAAGCGTAGGTAGTGAACTACTTTTTCTTCACCAGCAATAAATGCACCGATAGATGCCATTGATTTGGCGAAAGTAGAAAAGTACAAGTCCACTTCATTGATTACTCCTTGTTCTTCATGGGTACCTGCTCCTGTTTTTCCCATGGTACCAAAGCCATGCGCATCATCTACCAAAAGTCTGAATTCAAACTTTTTCTTCAGGTCACAAATTTCCTTCAACTTACCCTGATCCCCGGTCATTCCGAATACACCTTCCGTAATTACCAGAATTCCACCACCAGTTTCTGCAGCTAACTTTGTAGCGCGCTCTAATTGCTTTTCACAGTTTTCGATGTCATTGTGAGGGAAAACGTAACGCTTGCCCATATGCATTCTCAATGCATCAATAATACAAGCATGACATTCTGAATCATAAACCACGACATCTTTGCGGTCAAGAAGGGCGTCGATCACAGACATGATCCCTTGATACCCATAATTCAACAAATAGGCTTTTTCCTTACCTACAAAACTTGCAAGTTCATTTTCAAGCTGCTCGTGAAGGCTGGTTTGGCCAGACATCATTCGAGCTCCCATTGGATACGCAGCTCCCCATTTTGCGGCAGCATCAGCATCAGCTTTTCTTACTTCAGGGTGATTGGCTAATCCCAAATAGTTATTTAAGCTCCAGGTCAATACTTCACGTCCTTGGAATCTCATTCGGGGTGCGAT
Above is a window of Algoriphagus sanaruensis DNA encoding:
- a CDS encoding M1 family metallopeptidase — protein: MRNIWTKPWIGLFLFMVGTSVQGQTGRFQQAVDYQMEVSMDVETNRYSGTQVLKYTNNSPDTLFRVFYHLYYNAFQPGSMMDVRSRTIADPDRRVGDRISKLKPDEIGYLHAKTLKMNGKPLNYQMVETILEVDLEDPILPNSTATFEMEFEGQVPLQIRRSGRDSEEGVRYSLSQWYPKMANHDEQGWHANPYVGREFYGIWGDFDVKITIDKSYVIGGTGYLQNPNEIGHGYEDAGVKVPTPKGSNLTWHFKAPKVHDFMWAADPKYKHDKVQMSNGITVHHFYIPGEKTTESWEKLKEYTPKAIEFLSTNFGQYPYKQFSVVQGGDGGMEYAMSTLVTGERSLQSLVGVMVHELAHSWFHGVLASNESLYPWMDEGFTSYATNLAMSSIFQKSNQPQRGSYMGYYRLVKSGLEEPMSTHSDHYHTNSAYSSAAYAKGAVFLAQLGYVIGEEARNKGMLRYWNTWQFRHPNVNDLIRVMEKESGLELDWYKEYFVYSTKTIDYGVKEVKANGENTEIVLERIGLMPMPIDLVITYKDGSQESVYMPLVIMRGLKNEEEGQPKRVFTDAWPWTNLTKSIVITRPISDVKAVEIDPTGRMADIVTENNKVEF
- a CDS encoding histone H1; this translates as MSRFSEVKDLVMSLEADFEKFYDKGNQAAGTRVRKGMQDLKNLAQAIRTEVQDMKNAG
- a CDS encoding aminotransferase class I/II-fold pyridoxal phosphate-dependent enzyme, which gives rise to MDLFAKLHTNLGPLGKHSQFSDGYYMFPKLEGEIAPRMRFQGREVLTWSLNNYLGLANHPEVRKADADAAAKWGAAYPMGARMMSGQTSLHEQLENELASFVGKEKAYLLNYGYQGIMSVIDALLDRKDVVVYDSECHACIIDALRMHMGKRYVFPHNDIENCEKQLERATKLAAETGGGILVITEGVFGMTGDQGKLKEICDLKKKFEFRLLVDDAHGFGTMGKTGAGTHEEQGVINEVDLYFSTFAKSMASIGAFIAGEEKVVHYLRFNMRSQIFAKSLPMLLVEGGLKRLELLRTRPELKDNLWKVVNALRKGLHDNGFSTGKSNSPVTPVVLNGTVGEAAALSHDLRENYNIFCSVVIYPVVPKGMIILRLIPTAVHTMEDVAETVAAFSAIKDKLTSGQYKTSEIALAFGE